The following are encoded in a window of Salinibacter ruber DSM 13855 genomic DNA:
- a CDS encoding SIR2 family NAD-dependent protein deacylase, with protein sequence MPDFSDTLVDRLVEAGHVAVLTGAGISAESGIPTFRDPGGLWEEFDPQELANVEAFLDNPELVQGWYRHRREVVEDAAPNAGHHALADLEAHVPSMAVVTQNVDDLHNRAETSTVIELHGNITDNYCMDCEQAVGAAAVDAAIQDGEPARCPDCGGLVRPDVVWFGEMLPPDAMEQADATTEQADVFLSVGTSAVVYPAARLPVAAREQGAYVAEVNPDTTGVTDDVHETIRGPAGDVLPALVDAVAARQRP encoded by the coding sequence ATGCCCGACTTCAGTGATACGCTCGTCGACCGACTCGTCGAGGCCGGCCATGTGGCCGTGCTGACGGGGGCGGGCATCAGTGCCGAGAGCGGCATTCCAACCTTCCGCGACCCCGGTGGGCTCTGGGAGGAGTTCGACCCGCAGGAGCTCGCGAACGTGGAGGCGTTTCTCGACAACCCCGAGTTGGTGCAGGGCTGGTACCGGCACCGGCGCGAGGTGGTGGAGGACGCCGCGCCCAACGCGGGCCACCACGCCCTGGCGGACCTGGAGGCACACGTGCCGTCGATGGCCGTCGTGACCCAAAATGTCGACGACCTGCACAACCGCGCCGAGACCAGCACCGTCATCGAGCTGCACGGCAACATTACGGACAACTACTGCATGGACTGTGAGCAGGCGGTTGGGGCGGCGGCCGTCGACGCTGCCATCCAGGACGGCGAGCCAGCCCGCTGTCCGGACTGCGGGGGGCTCGTACGCCCCGACGTGGTCTGGTTCGGGGAGATGCTGCCGCCCGACGCGATGGAGCAGGCGGACGCGACCACCGAGCAGGCCGACGTGTTCTTGAGCGTGGGGACGAGCGCCGTCGTGTACCCGGCGGCGCGCCTGCCCGTCGCGGCACGGGAACAGGGCGCCTACGTGGCCGAGGTCAACCCGGACACGACCGGCGTCACCGACGACGTCCACGAGACGATCCGGGGGCCCGCCGGGGACGTGCTGCCCGCCCTCGTCGACGCCGTGGCCGCTCGCCAGAGGCCGTAA
- a CDS encoding BatD family protein, with amino-acid sequence MSRAQSSGPVRVTAEADPTDVRVGEPVQLTVRVDGAPATVVQTPDPPSTTNLEPQQRTPRTRQIRASRGGRLRQSVVFSWRLRPRQQGAALIRPLTVVVQGETYSTDPIRVRVSPRTGKPDAPTLTRPDGASGDKSLNARDLFIRARATDGQVYQNEQVIVEYSLFYRPGIRLRHSRLAGSWDAPGFWREELNVAARPTPQRRRARGRAYETVVLKRVALFPTRPGTLQVDPLRIETEAQGTMRLRDRGPSLRGRFEPVQLASEGLSLEARALPSGAPPAFNGAVGQFSMTAGTDTDSTSVGAPVTLTVEVDGTGNLATLAPPSVGSPGDMEVYEPTVETNIERNASRIHGTKTFTYTLVPQSGGRYDLPAVTFSYFDPDAGRYRTRRAQPSTLQVTGEAAPRAVGRTGNGLPVGDVAAPMAAGEAQWVRADRRPLYRNPWAYLALLAPALVVAAGVAYRRWRSGGAPSPDETAAVEKTPAPNEETNRLQAARRHLQAGDDAAFYDAVARALRAFLAERLGRDGPNDVPRTVLDRDLPRHDVPPDLQDALYDVLDRCDEAQYAPRAGSAAPEDVLANAHAVLRRLDTALPRSATTPPRP; translated from the coding sequence ATGAGTCGTGCCCAGTCCAGCGGACCGGTACGGGTCACGGCCGAGGCCGACCCTACGGACGTGAGGGTGGGCGAACCGGTCCAGTTGACAGTGCGGGTCGACGGGGCCCCCGCCACTGTCGTGCAGACGCCGGATCCGCCCTCGACGACCAACCTGGAGCCTCAGCAGCGCACGCCCCGAACGAGACAGATTCGGGCGTCGAGGGGCGGGCGGCTTCGTCAAAGCGTCGTCTTTTCGTGGCGGCTTCGCCCACGGCAGCAGGGGGCCGCACTCATCCGGCCCCTCACCGTGGTGGTGCAGGGGGAGACGTACAGCACCGATCCCATCCGCGTTCGGGTGTCCCCGCGGACGGGCAAGCCCGACGCCCCGACGCTAACGCGCCCCGACGGCGCGTCCGGGGACAAGTCCCTGAACGCTCGGGACCTCTTCATCCGTGCGCGGGCAACCGACGGTCAGGTGTACCAGAATGAGCAGGTGATCGTCGAGTACAGTTTATTCTATCGTCCCGGCATCCGGCTCCGCCACAGCCGTCTGGCCGGATCGTGGGACGCGCCGGGCTTCTGGCGCGAGGAGCTCAACGTGGCCGCCCGCCCCACCCCCCAGCGGCGGCGGGCCCGCGGACGGGCGTACGAGACCGTGGTCCTAAAGCGGGTGGCCCTGTTTCCCACGCGGCCGGGCACCCTGCAGGTCGATCCCCTGCGCATCGAGACGGAGGCCCAGGGGACGATGCGCTTGCGCGACCGCGGGCCGTCCCTCCGGGGGCGCTTCGAGCCCGTGCAGCTCGCCTCCGAGGGCCTCTCGCTGGAGGCACGGGCCCTGCCGTCGGGGGCGCCGCCCGCCTTCAACGGGGCTGTGGGGCAGTTTTCGATGACGGCCGGGACCGATACGGACAGCACGTCGGTGGGGGCGCCGGTGACCCTGACGGTAGAGGTGGACGGCACGGGCAATTTGGCGACGCTCGCCCCGCCCTCCGTAGGGTCGCCTGGGGACATGGAGGTGTACGAGCCAACCGTCGAGACGAACATCGAGCGCAACGCGTCCCGCATCCACGGCACCAAAACGTTTACCTACACGCTCGTGCCCCAGTCCGGCGGGCGCTACGACCTCCCGGCCGTCACGTTCTCCTACTTCGATCCGGACGCGGGGCGGTACAGGACGCGCCGCGCCCAGCCCTCGACGCTACAGGTCACGGGGGAGGCGGCCCCGCGGGCGGTGGGCCGAACGGGAAACGGCCTGCCAGTGGGGGACGTGGCGGCGCCGATGGCGGCGGGCGAGGCGCAGTGGGTACGAGCGGACCGGCGTCCCCTCTACCGAAATCCCTGGGCATACCTCGCCCTCCTGGCGCCGGCCCTGGTCGTCGCGGCCGGCGTCGCCTATCGGCGCTGGCGGTCCGGTGGTGCGCCGTCGCCGGACGAAACGGCCGCCGTCGAGAAAACGCCCGCCCCCAATGAAGAAACAAACCGCCTTCAGGCGGCCCGTCGCCACCTGCAAGCGGGGGACGACGCGGCCTTCTACGATGCGGTGGCGCGTGCGCTCCGCGCCTTCCTGGCGGAACGGCTGGGGCGCGACGGCCCCAACGACGTGCCCCGGACGGTGCTCGACCGCGACCTGCCCCGCCACGACGTTCCGCCGGATCTTCAGGACGCCCTCTACGACGTGCTCGACCGCTGCGACGAGGCCCAGTACGCGCCCCGTGCCGGCTCTGCGGCGCCCGAAGACGTGCTGGCCAATGCCCACGCCGTGCTTCGGCGACTCGACACGGCCCTTCCGCGGTCGGCAACCACGCCACCGCGCCCGTAG
- a CDS encoding DUF58 domain-containing protein, translating into MIPDELFEKIRRLEVRTRGRVESVFRGEYQSAFKGRGIEFAEVRPYQVGDDIRNIDWNVSARMDDTYVKVYEEEREQTVMLCVDVSGSENFGSQGKLKREVAAEICAVIAFSAVQNNDTVGLLLFSDETERFVRPGSGRRHVLRCIRELFTAEPESIGTDIGGALRRVLRILQRRSILVLVSDFFDAGYDSVLRAAGQRHDTIGIELQDPREEELPPVGLVDLTDAETGETVTVDPRDPAARAAIEAAAQARRERTREILRRAGVGHVIVRTDGDYLEPLIAFFRRRARRG; encoded by the coding sequence ATGATTCCCGACGAGCTCTTCGAAAAGATCCGCCGGCTGGAGGTCCGCACCCGCGGCCGGGTCGAGAGCGTCTTTCGGGGCGAGTACCAGTCGGCCTTCAAGGGGCGCGGCATCGAGTTTGCGGAGGTCCGGCCCTACCAGGTGGGGGACGACATCCGCAACATCGACTGGAACGTGTCGGCCCGGATGGACGACACCTACGTGAAGGTGTACGAGGAGGAGCGGGAGCAGACCGTCATGCTGTGTGTCGACGTGTCGGGGTCGGAGAACTTTGGGTCGCAGGGGAAGCTGAAACGGGAGGTGGCCGCGGAAATCTGTGCGGTGATCGCCTTCAGTGCCGTTCAGAACAACGACACGGTGGGGCTGCTGCTGTTTTCCGACGAGACGGAGCGGTTTGTGCGGCCGGGGTCGGGGCGGCGGCACGTGCTGCGGTGCATTCGCGAGCTGTTTACGGCCGAGCCCGAATCGATCGGGACGGACATCGGCGGGGCGCTCCGGCGCGTGCTCCGCATCCTGCAGCGCCGGTCGATTCTTGTGCTGGTGAGCGACTTCTTCGATGCCGGCTACGACTCGGTGCTGCGGGCCGCCGGGCAACGCCACGACACGATCGGCATTGAGCTCCAAGACCCCCGCGAAGAGGAACTGCCCCCGGTGGGGCTGGTTGATTTGACCGACGCCGAGACCGGAGAGACCGTGACGGTGGACCCCCGCGATCCGGCGGCCCGGGCGGCCATCGAGGCCGCGGCGCAGGCGCGTCGGGAGCGCACCCGCGAGATCCTTCGGCGGGCCGGGGTCGGGCACGTCATCGTCCGCACCGACGGCGACTACCTGGAGCCACTCATTGCATTCTTTCGGAGGCGTGCCCGGCGGGGCTAG
- a CDS encoding vWA domain-containing protein yields the protein MSFVNPQLLWLLLAVPAVGAWTWWRRRRTTGLRYSDVWPVREAPIAWTVRLRWLPAALRMGALALGILALARPQTEETTRTRTAEGIDIMMVLDASTSMQAEDFQPTRFEAAREAAGAFVEGRVSDRVGLIVFAAEAYTQAPLTLDYSFLQRMLEDVEVGAVEDGTAVGTALATAVNRLKDSEAESKVAILLTDGRNNRGQIDPRTAAEVARTMGVRVYAIGVGSSEDRDTWEEPLPQGQRDESAGVDAEMLRSVSVSTGGQYFSATNRDALERIYAEIDTMEATPVDKRVYTDRTERYSWFLLPALGLALLEVGLSATLFRRFP from the coding sequence GTGAGTTTCGTCAATCCCCAACTGTTGTGGCTGCTCCTCGCCGTGCCGGCGGTGGGGGCCTGGACGTGGTGGCGCCGACGGCGGACGACGGGCCTCCGGTACAGTGACGTGTGGCCGGTGCGGGAGGCACCGATCGCGTGGACTGTGCGCCTGCGATGGCTGCCCGCCGCCCTCCGCATGGGGGCGCTCGCGCTCGGCATCCTGGCCCTGGCCCGCCCCCAGACCGAAGAGACCACGCGGACCCGGACGGCCGAGGGCATCGACATCATGATGGTCCTCGACGCCTCCACGTCGATGCAGGCGGAGGACTTTCAGCCGACCCGCTTCGAGGCTGCGCGCGAGGCGGCGGGGGCGTTCGTGGAGGGGCGCGTGTCCGACCGGGTGGGCCTCATCGTTTTTGCCGCCGAGGCGTACACGCAGGCCCCCCTCACGCTCGACTATTCGTTCCTTCAGCGCATGCTCGAGGACGTGGAGGTTGGGGCGGTGGAGGACGGCACCGCCGTGGGGACGGCCCTGGCGACGGCCGTCAACCGGCTGAAGGACAGCGAGGCGGAGAGCAAGGTGGCCATTCTGCTTACCGACGGCCGCAACAACCGGGGCCAAATTGATCCCCGCACGGCGGCCGAGGTGGCCCGGACGATGGGCGTGCGGGTCTACGCGATCGGGGTCGGGTCGTCGGAGGACAGGGACACCTGGGAGGAGCCCCTGCCGCAGGGCCAGCGGGACGAGTCGGCCGGCGTGGACGCGGAGATGCTCCGGTCCGTCTCCGTGTCCACCGGGGGGCAGTACTTTTCCGCGACGAACCGGGACGCACTGGAGCGCATCTACGCCGAGATCGACACCATGGAGGCCACCCCGGTCGACAAGCGCGTCTACACGGACCGGACGGAGCGGTATTCGTGGTTCTTGCTGCCGGCCCTGGGGCTCGCGCTCCTGGAGGTCGGCCTCTCCGCCACCCTGTTCCGGCGCTTCCCGTAG
- a CDS encoding VWA domain-containing protein, producing MDWLHPTYVWTLLLGPVALGIYGWAVRRRRAAREQFGHPGAVRRLATTRRPRRRMWEAGLVVGALLLGAVALMGPRWGTEVRTVERRGLDLVVALDVSASMRAQDVPPSRLRRAKNEIRTLVDDLSGDRVGLVLFAGSGFVQSPLTTDYGAFRLFLDAAAPDQISTPGTDVSAAVDAGLQAFGAPRPTDDTTAAPEEPRPRALLIVSDGENHAGDLDAARQRAEEAGVTLLTAGVGTEDGARIPVYENGRRVDYKRNRQGEVVRSRLREAPLTRLARSGAYFRVRAAASALSDVPAALRQIGATTYDAERFAEYEEMYQWPLAAALLLLLAASVLPTGRRDASGVQFEEWLSGVWKRE from the coding sequence ATGGACTGGCTTCACCCCACATACGTGTGGACGCTTCTCCTTGGCCCGGTGGCCCTGGGGATCTACGGGTGGGCGGTGCGTCGGCGCCGGGCGGCCCGGGAGCAGTTTGGGCACCCAGGGGCCGTGCGGCGGCTCGCGACGACCCGTCGCCCGCGCCGTCGAATGTGGGAGGCGGGCCTCGTGGTGGGGGCGCTTCTTCTCGGGGCCGTGGCCCTGATGGGGCCGCGGTGGGGCACGGAGGTGCGCACGGTGGAGCGCCGGGGGCTCGACCTCGTCGTGGCGCTGGACGTTTCGGCGTCGATGCGGGCCCAGGACGTGCCCCCAAGCCGCCTCCGGCGGGCGAAGAACGAAATCCGCACGTTGGTGGATGATCTGTCGGGCGACCGGGTGGGGCTCGTCCTCTTTGCCGGAAGCGGGTTCGTGCAGTCGCCCCTTACGACCGACTACGGCGCCTTCCGCCTCTTCCTCGACGCGGCGGCGCCCGACCAGATCTCGACGCCGGGCACCGACGTGAGCGCGGCCGTCGACGCGGGCCTGCAGGCCTTCGGCGCGCCCCGTCCGACGGACGACACGACGGCGGCCCCCGAGGAGCCGCGCCCCCGCGCACTGCTGATCGTCTCGGACGGAGAGAACCACGCCGGCGACCTCGACGCCGCCCGGCAGCGCGCGGAGGAGGCCGGGGTGACGCTCCTGACCGCCGGCGTGGGCACCGAGGACGGCGCCCGGATTCCGGTCTACGAAAACGGGCGGCGTGTCGACTACAAGCGGAACCGCCAGGGCGAGGTCGTGCGGAGCCGTCTGCGCGAGGCCCCCCTAACGCGCCTGGCCCGGTCGGGGGCGTACTTCCGCGTCAGGGCGGCCGCCAGTGCCCTCTCGGACGTGCCGGCGGCGCTCCGGCAGATCGGGGCCACGACGTACGACGCCGAGCGGTTTGCCGAATACGAGGAGATGTACCAGTGGCCCCTGGCGGCGGCCCTGCTGCTACTGCTCGCCGCAAGCGTCCTCCCGACGGGGCGCCGTGACGCCTCCGGCGTACAGTTCGAGGAGTGGCTCAGCGGGGTCTGGAAGAGGGAGTAG
- a CDS encoding SH3 domain-containing protein translates to MRLLAAVLGGFGLIVAAPACGQPSSVAQQFEAANEAYDRGRYGTAVEAYRAVLDAGHESAALYHNLGNAYVRLDRTGLAVWAYERGRRLRPGDPRLQHNLEYVRRRAELPRRGGAAGGLVALVVGWSPLLLFGIGMLAMCVGGLGAAVWDGPRRGGAWQGPAMRGLIGAGVLLVAVALATSYMQAQERRAVVVDKEATLRSAPTDTAPADTTLRSGVLVTHGAEREAWTRVQMRSRTGGWIPSGALAEI, encoded by the coding sequence ATGCGCCTTCTTGCGGCCGTTCTCGGTGGATTTGGACTGATCGTCGCCGCCCCGGCTTGCGGGCAGCCGTCGTCCGTCGCCCAACAATTTGAGGCGGCCAATGAGGCCTACGACCGGGGCCGGTACGGAACCGCCGTGGAAGCGTACCGGGCCGTCCTCGACGCCGGCCACGAGAGTGCAGCGCTCTACCACAATCTAGGCAATGCCTACGTGCGCCTCGACCGTACGGGGCTGGCGGTCTGGGCCTACGAACGAGGGCGTCGCCTCCGGCCTGGAGACCCGCGCCTGCAGCACAACCTGGAGTACGTCCGTCGGCGTGCCGAGCTTCCGCGGCGCGGGGGGGCGGCCGGCGGCCTCGTGGCCCTCGTGGTGGGATGGTCGCCCCTGCTCCTGTTCGGCATCGGGATGCTTGCCATGTGTGTTGGGGGGCTCGGGGCGGCAGTCTGGGACGGCCCGCGTCGGGGAGGCGCGTGGCAGGGGCCAGCGATGAGGGGGCTGATTGGGGCGGGAGTGCTGCTCGTTGCCGTCGCGCTGGCCACCTCGTACATGCAGGCCCAGGAGCGCCGGGCCGTCGTGGTGGACAAAGAGGCGACGCTCCGGTCCGCCCCCACCGACACGGCCCCCGCCGATACGACCCTTCGTTCGGGGGTGCTCGTAACCCACGGAGCCGAGCGGGAGGCGTGGACGCGCGTACAGATGCGGAGCCGAACCGGGGGCTGGATTCCATCCGGCGCGCTGGCGGAAATATAA
- a CDS encoding LysR family transcriptional regulator: protein MELRHLRYFTALADELHFGRAADAVFVAQSTLSQQIKAFEEEIGVALFDRASGGVELTEAGHTFLPYAKRVLREARRAESVARAARDGLAGLLTITYAASAMRSGLPAIIKTFRSKRPHGELDLVEQTTREQVDALRGKETDVGFLFLPINERGLRVQPLFTAPMVVVLPTGHRLADRTSVPLRELEGEPHVIWARSGAPRIHDAYVRACHEAGFTPQIPQEIERGESFLGLVEAGLGVSIAHASNVQIQRPGVGYAKIVEPTVPLTLGLAYRRDNDSPLLDRFLETVADEQDAFTQNPI, encoded by the coding sequence ATGGAACTTCGCCACCTCCGGTACTTCACGGCCCTCGCCGACGAACTGCATTTCGGCCGGGCCGCCGACGCTGTCTTCGTCGCCCAGTCCACCCTGAGCCAGCAGATTAAGGCGTTTGAGGAGGAGATCGGGGTCGCGCTCTTCGACCGGGCCTCGGGGGGCGTGGAGCTGACGGAGGCGGGCCACACCTTTCTCCCGTACGCGAAGCGCGTGCTCCGGGAGGCACGGCGTGCGGAGTCCGTGGCGCGGGCGGCCCGGGACGGACTGGCGGGCCTGCTCACCATTACCTACGCGGCGAGCGCGATGCGGAGCGGGCTCCCCGCCATCATCAAGACCTTTCGGTCCAAGCGCCCCCACGGGGAGCTCGATCTGGTCGAGCAGACCACTCGCGAACAGGTGGACGCCCTGCGGGGGAAGGAAACGGATGTCGGGTTCCTGTTTCTGCCGATCAACGAGCGCGGCCTGCGGGTGCAGCCCCTCTTTACGGCCCCGATGGTGGTGGTACTCCCGACGGGCCATCGCCTCGCCGACCGGACGTCCGTCCCCCTCCGGGAGCTCGAAGGCGAGCCGCACGTGATCTGGGCGCGGAGCGGGGCGCCCCGCATCCATGACGCCTACGTGCGCGCCTGCCACGAGGCCGGGTTTACCCCGCAGATTCCGCAGGAGATTGAACGGGGAGAGAGCTTTCTCGGGCTCGTGGAGGCGGGGCTGGGGGTGTCCATCGCCCATGCCTCGAACGTGCAGATCCAGCGTCCCGGCGTGGGGTACGCAAAGATCGTGGAGCCCACCGTGCCCCTTACCCTGGGCCTCGCGTACCGGCGCGACAACGACTCGCCGCTCCTCGACCGGTTTTTGGAGACGGTAGCGGACGAACAGGACGCGTTCACCCAGAACCCAATCTAA
- a CDS encoding PAS domain-containing sensor histidine kinase, with product MYALALRLYQLLRPEDAFFSRRHRSQVQLYRLLSLLGPVLLLVHGAAHRAAAPSHYDLLWFRLVLAGGLLLLFSASLVSASVRRRYVEASWGVLYLVMAWTVTLAALNQFSGEYSLSVLFVYALFGGIVILGADSMAPVLSFLATGFVLLGAGVWAAPARETSPLVLGSGMADVALFEAVAHWWGLSMRNSLKTQRDELRRSRDQQRQMIEQLPMEMAVFDTEARFQYVNERAVGDPAVREQLIGLTNEGYCRRHDLDVALGRRRDESIREVVETKSINRLRETIETDEGPRHYLRIHVPITDPDGTVRKVVGGGLDITERKERERDLRARQEKIEALYEATKQLLRAGSQEEVSDRIHWVLKEVFDYPFAHTGFLEDGLIVPERTEAASGLSLPMPEARPPQENMVAGQALRSGEAVVSETIQSLADSIDYGDLRSAASVPIGGHGAIVVGKADETTYRQFNLHLLELLGGYAALVLDRLRREAALRDAKEAAEEASRLKSTMLANMSHEIRTPLTSIIGFSETIEEEADLLEATPADANPSTLSRFAHLIGKNGRRLLDTLDGVLNLSRLEAGQMDLAAERIPLDELAKGLVDELHPQAEEAGVHCEVEKTPRPVVARVDRGGMQIALRNLISNAIKYTEEGGRVRVRSYRAEDAAVVEVEDTGIGMDADTVEHVFEPFRQASEGLNREYEGTGLGLAVTKQVIEKMNGDIEVDTEEDAGTCVRLRLPRAASEADAGSSPGDEQ from the coding sequence ATGTACGCTCTGGCCCTTCGGCTCTACCAGCTTCTCCGGCCCGAAGATGCGTTCTTCTCGCGGCGGCACAGGTCGCAGGTGCAGCTGTACCGCCTGCTGTCTCTGCTCGGGCCGGTTCTGCTCCTCGTTCACGGGGCGGCTCATCGAGCCGCGGCCCCGAGTCATTACGACCTCCTGTGGTTTCGGCTCGTCCTCGCAGGGGGATTGCTGCTCCTCTTTTCCGCGTCCCTCGTCTCCGCGTCGGTCCGCCGCCGGTACGTGGAGGCGTCCTGGGGGGTGTTGTACCTGGTGATGGCCTGGACCGTCACGCTTGCCGCACTAAACCAGTTCAGCGGGGAGTATTCGCTAAGCGTCCTGTTCGTCTACGCCCTCTTCGGAGGGATTGTGATTCTCGGCGCCGATTCGATGGCCCCGGTCCTGTCGTTTCTGGCGACGGGCTTCGTCCTGCTCGGCGCAGGGGTGTGGGCGGCGCCCGCTCGCGAGACGAGCCCGCTCGTCTTGGGCAGTGGGATGGCCGACGTGGCCCTCTTCGAGGCGGTGGCCCACTGGTGGGGGTTGTCGATGCGCAATAGCCTCAAGACACAACGAGACGAACTGCGCCGGTCCCGAGATCAGCAGCGGCAAATGATTGAGCAGCTGCCGATGGAGATGGCCGTCTTCGACACGGAGGCACGGTTCCAGTACGTCAACGAACGGGCCGTCGGGGACCCGGCGGTGCGGGAGCAGTTGATTGGGCTCACCAACGAGGGATACTGCCGCCGGCACGATCTGGACGTGGCGTTGGGCCGGCGGCGTGACGAATCGATTCGAGAGGTGGTCGAGACCAAATCGATCAACCGCCTCCGGGAGACCATCGAGACGGACGAGGGCCCCCGGCACTACCTCCGCATCCACGTGCCGATCACGGACCCGGACGGGACGGTGAGAAAAGTGGTGGGGGGCGGGCTGGACATCACCGAGCGCAAGGAGCGAGAGCGGGACCTCCGCGCGCGACAGGAAAAGATTGAGGCCCTGTACGAGGCGACCAAGCAGCTGCTGCGGGCCGGCTCCCAGGAGGAAGTCTCCGACCGGATCCACTGGGTGCTGAAAGAGGTCTTCGACTACCCGTTCGCCCACACTGGATTTTTGGAGGACGGGTTGATTGTCCCGGAGCGCACAGAGGCCGCGTCGGGGCTGTCGCTGCCAATGCCCGAAGCGCGTCCCCCACAGGAGAACATGGTGGCCGGGCAGGCCCTTCGGTCCGGCGAGGCCGTCGTCAGCGAAACCATTCAATCCCTGGCAGACTCCATCGATTACGGCGATCTCCGCTCGGCCGCCTCCGTCCCAATTGGCGGACACGGCGCCATCGTGGTGGGGAAGGCCGACGAAACGACGTACCGCCAGTTCAACCTTCATCTTCTGGAGCTGCTGGGCGGGTACGCCGCGCTCGTCCTCGACCGGCTCCGTCGCGAGGCCGCCCTTCGAGACGCAAAAGAGGCGGCCGAAGAGGCCAGCCGGCTCAAGTCGACCATGCTGGCGAACATGAGCCACGAGATCCGCACCCCCCTCACGTCGATCATTGGGTTTTCCGAGACGATCGAAGAAGAGGCGGATCTCCTTGAGGCCACGCCCGCGGACGCAAATCCGTCCACCCTGAGCCGGTTTGCCCATCTCATCGGAAAGAACGGGCGTCGCCTCCTCGACACACTGGACGGCGTCTTGAACCTGTCGAGGCTGGAGGCGGGCCAGATGGACCTTGCCGCGGAGCGGATCCCGCTGGATGAACTGGCGAAGGGGCTCGTGGACGAGCTCCATCCGCAGGCCGAGGAGGCGGGGGTCCACTGCGAGGTAGAGAAGACTCCGCGTCCGGTTGTTGCCCGGGTGGATCGGGGCGGAATGCAGATTGCCCTCCGGAACCTGATCAGCAACGCCATCAAGTACACGGAGGAGGGCGGACGCGTCCGCGTCCGGTCCTACCGGGCGGAAGACGCCGCCGTGGTCGAGGTGGAGGACACCGGCATTGGGATGGACGCGGACACCGTCGAGCACGTTTTCGAGCCGTTTCGACAGGCCTCGGAGGGCCTCAACCGAGAGTACGAGGGCACCGGGCTCGGGCTTGCGGTCACCAAACAGGTCATCGAGAAAATGAACGGGGACATTGAGGTCGATACGGAGGAAGACGCCGGCACGTGTGTTCGTCTGCGGCTTCCCCGGGCGGCCTCGGAGGCGGACGCCGGCTCGTCCCCTGGCGACGAGCAGTAG